The following nucleotide sequence is from Zingiber officinale cultivar Zhangliang chromosome 10A, Zo_v1.1, whole genome shotgun sequence.
TACTGCAcaaattgtaagcttttgcttgttctttacaccccttttctttcttcttgtattgagagtcttgtaaggcttctccgccttcggtagttatcgaaaaggagtgtttattagtggaggtgtgtgtgtgtgcgtggatccttggactagtcacctcttgtgaggtggataccaagtaaaatccatttgttagcgttgtatgcgtttgtttctttgtatttccgctgcacatctatgaagaaacaagcaacgccgaccacgagcacgcgacgagctattcaccccccctctagctacttttcggtcccaacatacttagccaaaatttgcaacacttcactcttcccacCAAACCTAAACATATATCGTgccgtccaccgtataccgtcgtgacgccaccaccactttcctcctcgctgCTGGctgtccgaccatctctctcagcctcatctccctcttccccttcctagattgaCACGCCTTCCTCTCCAGATTAGGATCAACACATAACGCCCTTGTTTCTctgtccaaccacaccgcatctcctccaactcctccctttgggtgagaagaggagcccTTCTTCGTATTCAGGTAGTTTTTCCTTTAACCATCTCCGGTCCAACATTCACTGCCACCGCTCTTCACATTCCGCTCCCTCGCTGACGCTGCCATCTCGTGCCCTTTCACAAGCCCTTTTCATTTCACTGCCATGGGTACGCCTTCGATCCCCTTTGCTCTTCATCTCTTTTATGTTTCCGTGATCTCGATTTTGACTCCTGGTTTCCTCTTTTGTTTTCGTTTGGTGGTTTTTGTTGCAGTTAAGATCAAGATCGGCATTAACGGTAGGCCTCCTCCTTAGTTTCTGTATGATTTCCTGTGAGTCAAGACCTCGATCACGATTCCACAGGGCTTTACTTTTGTTTTGGTACCACTTTTTAGGTTTCGGAAGAATTGGGAGGTTGGTCGCTAGAGTCGCGCTTCAGAGCGATGATGTGGAGCTCGTCGCCGTCAATGATCCGTTCATCACAACTGACTACATGGTACTCTGCTTGTAGTGTGCGTATTAGTTTAGTTCTTTGGTTTCGATTTTAGTGGCttgatttgatatttttttaagcaTCCGTGCAGAGTGGGTTTGCGCCCTATTGTTGCTACTCTATGATTAACTATATGATTAGTTTTTCCTTGAATCTTGAATCTGACACTATACCGTGgctaatgaattgtagacatacaTGTTTAAATATCCATGCATGGACAATGGAAGCATCAtgagataaaagtgaaggatTCCAAGACCCTTCTTTTTGGAGAGAAAGAAGTTACTATCTTTGGCATCAGGTCTTTAAACTCATCTTATCTGTGTCATACTGATAGAAGAAGCTGCTTTCCATGTTTCAATTTTGGTGAAAGTTGTTTACAGATATTGTGGTTTGTGTTTAGAAACCCTGAGGAGATTCCTTGGGTCGAGACTGGAGCTGAGTTAGTTGTGGAGTCGACTGGTGTCTTCATGGACAAGGACAAGGCTGCTGCTCACTTAAAGGCAGGTGAGAATTACTGCATCGCAGGTTGCATTTCTCCACGAGATCTTCTTGCATTGATGAAGAGGAATCTAGTTTTGCAAATCAAGGAATGAGATTAATGTTACGGACTAGTTTTATGTTGTTTGTGTATGATGCTTGTGCACGTGGATTTAATGTAATTAGTGATCAAGTTGGTCACTTTAGTTACAAAAATACATACTTCGTGCAACTAATATACATTCAATTTTAGGAACTTCATTCTAGATTTTTTTACTTCCCACCATTTCACATTTTTTTGTTCCTATTGATTCTTGAGTCATGGTCGGATTAGAGACCCAAATCTGTTGACCATTACATGTGGATTCACTGGCCTCGAAGTTCCTTAAAACTGTGAATGAAAATATATGAATTGCATTGACTCAAAAAATTTATGACATATGAAGGTACGTGTTGATAAATCTGATTTTGTGAAGCAGTTTGAAGCACAAGTTCATATGTTGGTGCTAGCATATGAAGGTGGTGTTGATTTTGTCTTTTcaaaggtgacaaatctaaaTATTGACTTCATATTTGTTAGCttgcatagatttttttttttttttttttttgcctgtaATGATATTCTGCATGTTGTTGTCCATAGTAATAATCTTGTTCAAtgtctctttatttttttaagacGGCGGGATGATTTtgatatttctttgtgtagtttttattggattttgactatcatcaatattgagaaggagattaattttttgttggatcctcttgGTCACCATATTCGTGAttaagattggaaatatgttgtcaacatttACGTTTTTTGGCTTCtattcttacctttgttgaaacatggatgtattttgatgtggcaatatAATTCCCATGGgttatatgcatgaagggccttgaaaatgtataatgcggaggcgggaaggaaagggaaaaaacaaccaacatgggtagttgtcaaggtatgtccttttgattagcaactgtttcactatcctcgAAGGAGTTAttctaatatttcttttctaacataggctcttcaacaaccggatgcggagtaatgtggtttttatatcatgcgatatatgaaagatataattgaaaattttagagttgaccacaaggattcacttccagcaatggtaataatacaatatcttccattttgcatataagccctaaagaaaatttgttgcattttccaacaCTGCTTCAGTATCATAATTGATTTGATATAAAACAAACTCATATTTGATTTGATTGATTATGAACTTCTCTTAGCTTTTCCCTCATTATATCAGATCTTGCTGCTGTTATACTTTTCCCCTGatgcttgatgtgtttctatgtagtCTTTAAACTTCTCTTATGTGAGATGAACAAGTAGATAGATCCTTTTTAGATATTCGTTGCTCTAGTTGTTGCGCTTGGGGTTTATGATCTGATCTTTCATTTGATTTCCTCTAGTTCTACAAAGTTTCTGTCTGGTTGAAAGAACATCCTTGAATTTATCGAGTTTGTTCTTAGAAATGATTTCATAAGCCTAGCTCGAAGAGGATAAAGTTTGAAATTCATGTTGACTAGTTTGCATTTTAGCTATTTTCCCCTTGAAATAAAAACTTGTTTTGATGTTATTGCAtcattggaaatcatataaatgaattgatgttactcatctttattgctgctgaggaatttatttactttccatgtactcttagtgataaaagtgaatttatttactttccatgtactcttagtgataaacagTTATATCATTTGGGTCAactactaatgaattgaatttgaaagattaaaattactgtttatgtagttggattcttttaaatttttaatcaaggtGATTTAGCCCCTGTCGGTGATTTGTCATCAGCCAATGTGATTTAGGCATCATAGTTAATTATCTTGGAATACAACTAAGTTTATACTCGAACAAAATACATATAGCCCCTCTAGCTGATGACCAAAACTATAAATCTTGAAAGAATATCCATATCAGCAATAATTCTAGTGAAAAAAGGCTTACAGTTCAACATTCAACTTGTGAAGAACTGGTGTTTAATGCTAAGGttataaatttcatatatttcaaCAAATAACCTTTTTTTATAGTGTTTTAGATATTCAGACtcggtgaatttttttttttgtttgtatctTTCTGCTTGTACATACTATAAATCGTAGATAAGTACTGATTAAATAAATTGAAACTATGAGAAAACTTCGTTGTAATAATTTCTGAtttggattatattaagttcccaggaatgatagatctatcactatatgatgtggttgagataattgatgaacatttctctttttaagcattccaattagtcatcttgttacctgatgctcttactgctttttcaactatgatttttggtcttggtttattaatatattatttatttgtttttatagtttacaaatctcaagtactccagagttgaaattgatgaagtgcggttcgagtgggctgaatgcatgctagattacatttgagtaggaaaggtatttgatttttgaaaactttggatgatgcatgcatttatatggaatgtaaattgcggaTACTACCttgatgttgtaaaaagaatattatgtgtattttatggatactgacttgatgtgtacaatatctattaccttttgatgttgtaagaagaatatttgtgtaatttgtggatacggacttgatttgtacaatatctattatctttttatgttgtaagaataatatttatgtgttgattaCATGGATATTAactgatattacatcagttttacatcGTTAATGGAATTGGTGTtgttaatattacatcggtcgtaaacCGTTactaaaactggtgttattaacatatattacatcggttttacaccgttgctgaaacgacatcgttaagtgatactacaccggtttatAACCGATTTGAAaatcgatgtcgttaagtgatactacaccggttataacccgatgtctaaaatgacagaccttttacatcaccttcatagacatcggtcgattttgtaatagacagcagtggaaaaccgatgtcaaTGAGGGTTTTTCTGGTAGtgttggaagctcaaccctccacctcaactacaaAGTAGatcacaaaggaccacatcaaatgctctgagtgtggtaagatgagacactacaagagtaggtgtccttctcttaagaaggtaaaggagg
It contains:
- the LOC122026752 gene encoding glyceraldehyde-3-phosphate dehydrogenase 2, cytosolic-like; its protein translation is MVKIKIGINGFGRIGRLVARVALQSDDVELVAVNDPFITTDYMILWFVFRNPEEIPWVETGAELVVESTGVFMDKDKAAAHLKAGENYCIAGCISPRDLLALMKRNLVLQIKE